The Cohnella abietis genome has a segment encoding these proteins:
- a CDS encoding acetylornithine transaminase, which yields MSDSALFATYARFPITLVKGKGSRLWDDQGKEYLDFMSGLAVTNLGHAPDAVKDALVQQLDQLWHVSNLFSNPNQEKAARLLVDNSCADAVFFCNSGAEANEAAIKIARRYFQKVKGENRYEIITFNQSFHGRTLATLTATGQDKVKEGFLPLPEGFRHVPLHDIAALEAAVNDKTAAVMLELVQAEGGVIPVDPDFLREVRALCDRHGILLILDEIQTGMGRTGKLFAYEHYDVEPDVFTLAKGIASGFPVGAMLAKEHLKPAFVPGAHATTFGGTPIAMATVVATIETMLKEKAVERAAEASTYLIAQLEEKLSALPNVDQIRGKGLLIGILCNGPVAELIAELHNRGLLVVPAGPNVIRLLPNLLVTHEEIDTAVSLIAAVLTEQAAVKSVSP from the coding sequence ATGAGTGACAGCGCACTGTTTGCAACGTATGCCAGATTTCCAATCACATTAGTGAAGGGAAAAGGAAGCCGCCTCTGGGACGATCAAGGGAAGGAATATCTTGATTTCATGAGCGGCTTAGCTGTAACGAATCTAGGGCATGCTCCGGATGCGGTCAAGGATGCTCTTGTTCAGCAGCTAGATCAGCTGTGGCACGTATCCAACCTGTTCAGCAACCCGAATCAGGAAAAAGCGGCTCGTTTGCTGGTTGACAATAGCTGCGCTGACGCTGTGTTTTTCTGTAACAGTGGTGCGGAAGCGAATGAAGCGGCGATTAAGATCGCACGCCGGTATTTCCAGAAGGTAAAGGGCGAGAATCGTTACGAAATCATTACCTTTAATCAGTCCTTCCATGGTCGTACGCTAGCGACGCTAACTGCGACTGGTCAAGATAAAGTAAAAGAGGGCTTTCTTCCGTTGCCTGAGGGCTTCCGCCACGTACCTCTTCACGACATTGCGGCTCTTGAAGCAGCAGTGAACGACAAGACAGCAGCTGTCATGCTAGAGCTTGTGCAAGCTGAAGGCGGCGTTATTCCCGTCGATCCAGACTTCCTAAGGGAAGTACGCGCGTTGTGTGATCGTCATGGCATCCTTCTTATTTTGGATGAAATCCAGACAGGTATGGGACGTACGGGTAAGCTTTTCGCATACGAGCATTACGATGTTGAACCGGATGTATTTACACTGGCCAAAGGAATTGCAAGTGGGTTCCCAGTCGGTGCTATGCTAGCTAAAGAACATCTTAAGCCAGCTTTTGTTCCTGGAGCGCATGCGACTACTTTTGGAGGCACGCCGATCGCAATGGCTACTGTGGTCGCAACGATCGAAACAATGCTGAAGGAAAAAGCGGTAGAGCGGGCAGCAGAAGCTTCAACTTACCTTATCGCGCAGCTTGAAGAGAAGCTAAGCGCTTTGCCAAATGTAGATCAAATTCGCGGCAAAGGGTTATTAATTGGTATATTGTGCAATGGACCTGTTGCCGAGCTAATAGCAGAACTGCATAATCGTGGATTGCTTGTTGTACCCGCTGG
- the argB gene encoding acetylglutamate kinase encodes MSKQHFVMKCGGSTLAALPDAFFEELREMQENGIQPVIVHGGGPAINETLGKLGIESRFVGGLRVTDEATLDVVEMVLAGRINKEIVRKLQKNGAKSIGLSGTDGSLIMVKPVANAHDVGLVGEVTGVNASLIKGIIELGYLPVIAPIGIDEAGQRYNINADTAAGAVASQLGVDTMIVVTDVPGIMRTVNGEKVVLKQVTFADIEEMIQSEEIYGGMIPKVRAAMSCLHGNVKEVLIVDGSIPRVLSRAVTEGNIGTRIVRE; translated from the coding sequence ATGAGCAAGCAACATTTTGTAATGAAATGCGGCGGAAGCACGTTAGCCGCTTTGCCCGATGCCTTTTTCGAGGAATTACGTGAGATGCAGGAGAACGGAATCCAGCCTGTAATTGTTCATGGCGGAGGACCTGCCATTAACGAAACACTCGGTAAGCTTGGAATCGAGAGCCGTTTCGTCGGTGGGCTCCGTGTCACGGACGAAGCGACGCTGGACGTCGTGGAGATGGTATTGGCAGGCCGTATCAACAAAGAGATCGTGCGGAAGCTACAAAAGAATGGGGCTAAGTCGATTGGACTTTCGGGTACTGACGGTAGTCTCATTATGGTGAAGCCAGTCGCTAATGCTCATGACGTGGGGCTCGTTGGTGAGGTTACTGGAGTGAACGCTTCATTGATTAAAGGCATTATTGAATTGGGGTATCTTCCCGTTATAGCGCCAATCGGTATCGATGAAGCAGGGCAGCGCTACAACATTAATGCGGATACAGCCGCGGGTGCAGTTGCCTCCCAGCTTGGTGTAGATACGATGATCGTCGTTACAGACGTTCCCGGCATTATGCGAACAGTGAACGGGGAGAAGGTCGTACTTAAGCAGGTTACTTTTGCAGATATAGAAGAAATGATTCAAAGTGAAGAAATATATGGCGGCATGATTCCTAAAGTGCGAGCGGCGATGAGCTGCCTGCATGGCAATGTTAAGGAAGTGCTCATTGTGGATGGTTCGATTCCCCGTGTGCTAAGCCGTGCTGTAACGGAAGGCAATATCGGTACCCGGATCGTAAGAGAATAG
- the argJ gene encoding bifunctional glutamate N-acetyltransferase/amino-acid acetyltransferase ArgJ: MGNKRYEIVEGGGITTPKGFKAGGLHCGLKKTDRHDLGVIVCDVPATAAAVYTTNLFQAAPLQVTREALGVDGILRAVIVNSGNANACTGAQGDADAQAMQANAAEALGVSKNQVAVASTGVIGELLKMDRVNSGIEKLPAKLRADIQGSDDFCQAILTTDLVKKVSCVSLTANGRQITIAGAAKGSGMIHPNMATMLGFVTTDALIGAPLLQEVLREVTNVSFNMITVDGDTSTNDMLVAMASGLAENDELTRSHPDFEAFVDGLRHVCEELAKAIARDGEGATKLIETTVIGANSDDAAQAIAKTIIGSSLVKSAVFGADANWGRIIAAIGRAGQPVNVGTVDIRLGDIVVLEQSRPIPFDEEIALEYLKGDTVGINVNLNMGNGQATAWGCDLTYDYVRINAAYRT, from the coding sequence ATGGGAAATAAGCGTTATGAGATCGTAGAAGGCGGAGGCATTACAACGCCTAAAGGCTTTAAGGCTGGAGGCCTGCATTGCGGCTTGAAAAAAACAGATCGTCATGATCTTGGAGTTATTGTGTGCGATGTTCCGGCTACTGCGGCTGCTGTATACACAACTAATTTGTTTCAGGCAGCGCCTCTTCAGGTGACACGAGAAGCATTGGGTGTAGATGGCATTCTTCGCGCTGTAATTGTTAATAGTGGCAATGCGAATGCATGTACGGGTGCTCAAGGTGATGCGGATGCGCAAGCCATGCAAGCGAATGCGGCTGAAGCACTGGGTGTAAGTAAAAATCAGGTGGCCGTTGCTTCTACGGGAGTCATAGGTGAATTACTTAAGATGGATCGCGTGAACTCGGGTATTGAGAAGCTTCCAGCTAAGCTGAGAGCTGACATTCAAGGATCTGACGATTTCTGTCAAGCGATTCTGACGACAGATCTAGTTAAGAAAGTAAGCTGCGTTTCGCTGACTGCGAATGGACGGCAGATTACGATCGCTGGGGCAGCTAAAGGCTCGGGAATGATCCATCCGAATATGGCAACAATGCTCGGCTTCGTTACAACGGATGCCCTCATTGGGGCACCTCTTCTGCAAGAGGTATTGCGTGAGGTGACGAATGTTAGCTTTAACATGATTACGGTAGACGGTGATACGAGTACGAACGATATGTTAGTGGCTATGGCAAGCGGATTAGCGGAAAATGATGAGCTTACTCGTAGCCATCCTGACTTCGAAGCGTTCGTAGACGGCTTGCGACATGTGTGCGAGGAGCTTGCTAAAGCAATAGCGCGCGATGGTGAAGGAGCAACTAAGCTGATCGAGACGACAGTAATCGGCGCAAATAGCGACGATGCGGCGCAAGCGATCGCGAAGACGATTATCGGCTCTAGCTTAGTTAAATCGGCTGTGTTCGGTGCTGATGCCAACTGGGGACGGATTATCGCAGCAATTGGCCGAGCAGGACAGCCGGTTAACGTAGGAACAGTAGACATTCGTCTCGGGGACATTGTGGTGCTGGAGCAATCGCGGCCAATTCCCTTCGATGAGGAGATAGCATTGGAATACTTAAAAGGCGATACCGTCGGTATTAACGTCAACCTGAACATGGGTAACGGGCAAGCGACGGCATGGGGCTGCGATCTAACGTACGATTACGTGCGCATCAACGCCGCCTATCGGACTTAA
- the argC gene encoding N-acetyl-gamma-glutamyl-phosphate reductase yields MKSNQIRAAIVGSTGYGGVELIRLLQSHPNVTVTSVISSSNAGTPIAEGFPHLTEIRTDLLDGIDVDNIRSKADVVFLATPHGISMKLAPEFLEAGLKVIDLSGDFRLKSGDVYREWYKHEPADQALVERAVYGLAEVYGREVATTDFISNPGCFTTSALLGLYPAVKAGWINADSIIIDAKSGVSGAGRGLNLTAHYSEINENFKAYKINKHQHTPEIEQVLSEAAGRPVITTFTTHLVPMTRGIMTTMYATLTEKRTSAEFVELYRQFYEGRKFVRIRPEGRWPATKEVFGTNYCDIGFSVDERTGRITFISVIDNLVKGAAGQAIQNLNLMMNWDESLGLQFTPVYP; encoded by the coding sequence ATGAAATCAAATCAAATCCGCGCGGCTATCGTCGGTTCAACCGGTTATGGCGGCGTCGAACTCATTCGTTTATTGCAATCACATCCTAATGTGACCGTCACATCGGTAATTTCCTCCTCTAACGCAGGAACCCCGATTGCTGAAGGTTTTCCTCATTTAACAGAAATCCGTACCGACCTGCTGGACGGTATAGATGTTGATAACATTCGTTCTAAAGCAGATGTCGTTTTTCTTGCTACACCTCACGGCATTAGTATGAAGCTGGCTCCCGAATTCTTGGAAGCAGGGCTTAAAGTAATTGATTTATCCGGTGACTTCAGATTGAAGTCAGGTGACGTTTATCGGGAATGGTACAAACATGAGCCTGCCGATCAAGCTCTTGTGGAACGTGCAGTTTATGGCTTGGCTGAAGTGTATGGACGAGAAGTGGCGACAACTGATTTTATTTCGAATCCAGGCTGCTTTACGACTTCTGCATTACTGGGCTTATACCCTGCAGTGAAGGCGGGATGGATTAATGCTGACAGCATCATCATCGATGCGAAGTCTGGCGTATCCGGGGCGGGTAGAGGGTTAAACCTTACTGCGCACTATTCCGAAATCAATGAGAATTTCAAGGCTTACAAAATAAATAAGCATCAGCATACTCCCGAAATCGAGCAGGTTCTCTCTGAGGCGGCGGGGCGTCCGGTTATTACGACGTTCACGACACACCTGGTACCGATGACTCGAGGGATTATGACAACGATGTACGCTACCTTGACTGAAAAGCGTACCAGTGCTGAATTCGTGGAGCTGTATCGACAGTTTTACGAAGGCCGCAAATTCGTTCGTATTCGTCCTGAAGGGCGTTGGCCGGCGACGAAGGAAGTGTTCGGCACGAACTATTGCGACATTGGCTTCTCTGTCGATGAGAGAACCGGTCGTATTACATTCATTTCGGTTATCGATAATTTAGTTAAAGGCGCGGCTGGTCAAGCGATTCAGAATTTGAATCTGATGATGAATTGGGACGAATCTCTCGGACTCCAGTTCACGCCGGTGTACCCTTAA
- a CDS encoding YitT family protein: MTASGKKPPMMPTTTINKRVIPQYAPWVRALFSYSAMLVGAFVIAASFNLFLLPNRIASGGVSGISVILNTFTRIPPAYTQWALNIPLFIAGFLVLGKRFGIKTAIGSVVMPLFVLLTAHWTPPTHDPLLASLYGGLGVGLGLGLVFRGRGSTGGLDLAAQIMHRVMGIRLGLAIAMLDGLVIFAAGIFISLENALYALIGLFATSKTIDIIQTGFQTSKAAFIISKHPDKVANAILHELDRGLTKLQGVGGYTGDDRPVLLAVVGQNEVVRLKLLVRDADPDAFVIITNAAEVLGEGFYDHRHDVM; encoded by the coding sequence ATGACGGCCAGCGGCAAGAAACCACCGATGATGCCAACGACAACGATTAACAAACGTGTCATTCCCCAGTATGCGCCTTGGGTGAGGGCTTTGTTCAGCTACTCGGCAATGCTGGTCGGAGCATTTGTAATAGCAGCGAGCTTTAACCTGTTCTTACTGCCAAATCGTATAGCCTCGGGTGGTGTCTCAGGGATCTCCGTTATTCTGAACACTTTTACTCGAATTCCGCCTGCTTACACGCAGTGGGCACTTAACATCCCGCTATTTATTGCTGGTTTTCTGGTGCTCGGCAAACGGTTTGGGATCAAAACAGCTATAGGCTCTGTTGTTATGCCGCTGTTCGTTCTTCTAACTGCCCATTGGACACCTCCGACCCATGATCCTCTTCTAGCCTCTCTTTATGGGGGGCTTGGAGTTGGTCTGGGTCTTGGACTCGTGTTCCGAGGAAGGGGTTCAACGGGAGGCCTTGATTTAGCCGCACAAATTATGCATAGAGTCATGGGAATAAGATTAGGTCTTGCAATAGCGATGCTTGATGGACTCGTTATTTTTGCGGCAGGAATATTCATCTCGCTGGAAAATGCGCTGTATGCGCTAATCGGCTTATTCGCAACAAGCAAAACGATAGATATTATTCAGACAGGCTTTCAGACCTCTAAAGCGGCCTTTATTATATCCAAGCATCCGGATAAGGTGGCGAATGCGATTCTGCACGAGCTGGATAGGGGATTAACCAAGCTTCAGGGTGTTGGAGGCTACACTGGGGATGACCGTCCAGTGTTACTGGCCGTTGTGGGCCAGAATGAAGTTGTGCGGCTTAAACTGCTTGTCCGCGACGCTGATCCAGATGCTTTCGTCATTATTACTAATGCTGCTGAAGTATTAGGGGAAGGTTTTTACGATCATCGTCATGATGTCATGTAG
- the prfB gene encoding peptide chain release factor 2 (programmed frameshift), giving the protein MFELDVSIKQDLRGNAKRLQQLRGSLDLDLKKEQIENYEVKMSDPNFWDDNEKAQVVISEMNSIKTVVEQFEGLETECQDLVDMLEILEEELDESMAVEWTDSVKVLTAKVDSFELQLLLNQPYDKLDAILELHPGAGGTESQDWAQMLYRMYTRWAEKRGFKVELLDYLPGEEAGIKSVTILVKGHNAYGYLKAEKGVHRLVRISPFDASGRRHTSFVSCDVVPEIDDTIQIEIRPEDLRVDTYRASGAGGQHINKTDSAIRLTHIPTGVVVACQTQRSQIQNREKAMKMLMSKLYELKIQEQQKELAEVRGEHMDIAWGSQIRSYVFHPYSMIKDHRTSVETGNVGAVMDGDLDSFIDGYLRNQIKQPEGQ; this is encoded by the exons ATGTTTGAGCTTGATGTGTCCATTAAGCAAGATCTTCGTGGAAATGCGAAGCGACTTCAGCAACTCAGGGGGTCTCTT GACTTAGATCTGAAGAAGGAACAAATCGAGAACTATGAAGTAAAAATGAGCGATCCGAACTTCTGGGATGACAATGAGAAGGCCCAGGTTGTCATTTCTGAGATGAACTCGATCAAGACGGTAGTGGAGCAATTCGAAGGCTTGGAGACCGAGTGTCAGGATCTCGTAGATATGCTTGAGATTCTTGAAGAAGAATTAGATGAATCGATGGCGGTAGAGTGGACGGATAGTGTTAAAGTACTCACCGCCAAGGTCGATTCCTTCGAGCTCCAGCTGCTGCTGAATCAGCCGTATGACAAACTCGATGCGATTCTCGAGCTTCACCCTGGGGCTGGTGGTACCGAATCACAGGATTGGGCTCAAATGCTGTACCGGATGTATACGCGATGGGCAGAGAAGCGCGGTTTCAAAGTGGAATTGCTGGACTATCTTCCGGGAGAGGAAGCGGGAATCAAGAGTGTAACTATTCTCGTTAAGGGCCATAATGCTTATGGTTACCTGAAAGCAGAGAAAGGCGTTCATAGGCTCGTGCGTATTTCACCTTTCGATGCTTCTGGAAGACGTCATACGTCCTTCGTTTCCTGTGATGTAGTCCCCGAGATCGATGATACGATCCAGATTGAAATCCGTCCTGAGGATTTACGGGTTGATACCTATCGTGCCAGTGGGGCCGGAGGCCAGCACATCAACAAGACGGATTCTGCTATCCGACTCACTCATATTCCAACGGGCGTAGTTGTAGCCTGTCAGACTCAGCGCTCCCAGATTCAGAACCGAGAAAAGGCGATGAAGATGCTTATGTCCAAGCTCTATGAGCTGAAGATCCAAGAGCAGCAGAAGGAATTGGCCGAGGTTCGCGGTGAGCACATGGATATCGCATGGGGCAGCCAAATTCGCTCCTATGTTTTCCATCCGTATAGCATGATCAAGGATCACCGGACATCGGTGGAAACAGGGAACGTCGGCGCTGTTATGGACGGCGATCTTGATTCCTTTATCGATGGATACCTCCGTAACCAGATCAAGCAGCCTGAAGGGCAATAA
- the secA gene encoding preprotein translocase subunit SecA produces the protein MLGLVKKIFGDANEREVKRLLKTVEQINGLESTVAHLSDEQLRIKTDEFRDRITKGESLDDILPEAFAVVREASKRVLAMRHFDVQLIGGMVLHHGKIAEMRTGEGKTLVGTLAVYLNALKGEGVHVITVNDYLAQRDSALMGQIYSFLGMTVGCNLHGLTHEEKQEAYACDITYGTNNEFGFDYLRDNMVLYKEQMVQRPLHYAIIDEVDSILVDEARTPLIISGQAQKSTELYYAADRMIVRLTDVEDFTVDIKLRSIALTESGVTKVEKAFNIENLFAHDNVTLNHHINQALRARYIMKRDVDYVVQEDEVVIVDEFTGRLMAGRRYSEGLHQAIEAKEQLTVQNESMTLATITFQNYFRMYRKLAGMTGTAKTEEEEFKRIYGLDVIQVPTNRQMIRVDIPDVVYKSENGKYRAVVEEIVSRHATGQPVLVGTVSIENSERISEMLKKKGIKHQVLNAKYHAEEAEIISSAGQHGTVTIATNMAGRGTDILLGAGVIEIGGLHIMGTERHESRRIDNQLRGRAGRQGDPGSSQFYLSMQDELMRRFGADNIMGMMERLGFDEDSPIESKLISRAIESAQKRVEGSNFDTRRIVLQYDDVINLQREKIYGDRRAILSSDNIREIITGMTKSVVTRAVESHCSDNDVPEDWDLDSLITYAHTQFLPDDSLSKDDLWGKEKEEIIEFLIAKVEKLYDEREESIGAETMREFEKVVVLRAVDSKWMDHIDSMDHLRQGIHLRAYGGNDPLREYQFEGHNMFLSMIERIEEEITMYIMRAQVQTAPKREAVAEGQAVDSKAEEGPKKPKTRSGNEVGRNDPCPCGSGKKYKLCHGRIG, from the coding sequence ATGCTGGGACTTGTCAAAAAAATATTCGGAGATGCCAATGAACGTGAGGTGAAACGACTCCTTAAGACTGTTGAACAAATTAATGGTCTCGAGTCTACTGTCGCCCATTTAAGCGATGAGCAGCTTCGCATCAAGACGGATGAATTCCGCGATCGCATCACCAAAGGCGAGTCCTTGGATGATATTCTTCCAGAGGCGTTCGCTGTTGTGAGGGAAGCGTCCAAGCGTGTGCTGGCCATGCGTCATTTCGACGTACAATTAATCGGTGGTATGGTTCTACACCATGGAAAGATCGCAGAGATGAGAACTGGCGAAGGGAAAACCTTAGTCGGTACCCTTGCTGTTTACTTGAACGCTTTGAAAGGCGAAGGTGTTCACGTTATTACCGTTAATGATTACTTAGCTCAACGGGATAGCGCACTTATGGGACAAATTTATTCCTTCCTTGGTATGACTGTAGGTTGTAATCTGCATGGTCTTACCCATGAGGAGAAGCAGGAAGCATATGCCTGTGATATTACTTATGGAACGAATAATGAGTTTGGTTTCGATTACCTGCGCGATAATATGGTCCTTTATAAGGAACAGATGGTTCAGCGCCCTTTGCACTATGCCATTATAGATGAAGTTGATTCCATTCTCGTTGATGAAGCGCGGACTCCTTTGATTATTTCCGGGCAAGCACAGAAATCGACAGAGCTTTATTATGCAGCTGATCGTATGATTGTTCGACTTACTGATGTTGAAGATTTTACAGTCGATATTAAATTGCGTAGCATCGCTTTAACAGAATCTGGGGTTACTAAGGTCGAGAAAGCCTTTAACATCGAGAACTTGTTCGCTCACGACAACGTGACGTTGAACCACCATATCAATCAAGCGCTTCGCGCACGATATATTATGAAACGGGATGTCGACTACGTCGTACAAGAAGACGAAGTCGTTATCGTTGATGAATTTACAGGTCGTCTGATGGCTGGTCGTCGCTATAGCGAGGGTCTCCACCAAGCGATTGAGGCGAAGGAACAGCTTACCGTTCAGAACGAAAGCATGACACTAGCTACAATTACGTTCCAGAACTATTTCCGGATGTATCGTAAGCTAGCTGGGATGACGGGTACAGCTAAGACGGAAGAAGAAGAGTTCAAACGGATTTATGGTCTTGATGTCATTCAAGTGCCGACGAACCGTCAGATGATTCGTGTAGATATTCCGGATGTCGTCTACAAGTCGGAAAATGGTAAGTACCGTGCCGTGGTCGAAGAAATCGTTTCACGTCATGCAACGGGACAACCTGTGCTTGTGGGTACGGTATCTATTGAGAACTCCGAGCGTATATCGGAAATGCTTAAGAAGAAGGGCATCAAGCACCAAGTGCTTAACGCCAAATACCATGCCGAGGAAGCTGAGATTATCTCGAGCGCTGGACAGCATGGTACCGTTACGATTGCGACTAACATGGCAGGCCGTGGGACGGACATTCTACTTGGTGCTGGTGTCATTGAGATCGGCGGGCTTCATATTATGGGTACCGAACGCCACGAATCGCGTCGGATTGATAACCAGCTAAGAGGTCGTGCAGGTCGCCAAGGGGATCCGGGATCTTCGCAATTCTATCTCTCTATGCAGGATGAGCTCATGCGCCGGTTCGGTGCGGATAACATCATGGGCATGATGGAGCGCCTTGGCTTTGACGAGGATTCTCCAATTGAGAGCAAACTGATCTCACGTGCTATTGAGTCAGCTCAAAAACGTGTTGAGGGAAGTAACTTTGACACTCGTCGTATCGTTCTTCAGTACGATGATGTTATTAATCTACAGCGGGAAAAAATTTACGGAGACCGCCGCGCGATTCTAAGCTCGGACAATATCCGTGAGATTATTACTGGAATGACTAAATCAGTAGTCACCCGTGCAGTCGAAAGCCATTGCTCAGACAATGACGTGCCGGAAGACTGGGATTTAGATAGCCTTATCACCTACGCTCACACTCAATTCCTGCCGGATGATAGCCTGAGCAAGGATGATTTGTGGGGCAAGGAAAAAGAGGAGATTATTGAATTCCTCATAGCGAAGGTTGAAAAATTGTACGATGAGCGTGAAGAATCCATTGGTGCCGAAACGATGCGCGAGTTCGAGAAGGTAGTTGTGCTCCGTGCAGTAGATAGCAAATGGATGGATCATATCGATTCCATGGATCATCTGCGTCAAGGGATTCACTTACGTGCCTACGGTGGTAATGATCCTCTTCGGGAATATCAATTTGAAGGACATAATATGTTCCTCTCCATGATTGAACGGATCGAAGAAGAAATCACGATGTATATTATGAGAGCACAAGTGCAGACTGCTCCGAAGCGCGAAGCGGTTGCTGAGGGCCAAGCGGTTGACTCGAAAGCGGAGGAAGGTCCGAAGAAGCCTAAAACCCGCAGTGGTAACGAGGTTGGCCGTAACGATCCTTGCCCTTGTGGTAGCGGAAAGAAATACAAATTGTGCCACGGGCGCATAGGATAG
- the hpf gene encoding ribosome hibernation-promoting factor, HPF/YfiA family has product MKYNIRGQRMEVTDALREYVEKKLSRLERYFEAPPQSDVTVTLSVTKGQQAIEVTIPLPGALLRAEEKREDMYASIDFVVDKLERQIRKHKTKINRNFREPGSARALFKEDAGNGQGVTTLARDEEDDLELVRTKRFNLKPMDVEEAILQMNLVGHSFYVFADASSKEVSVVYRRNDGKYGLIESAE; this is encoded by the coding sequence ATGAAATACAACATTCGTGGTCAGCGTATGGAAGTGACGGATGCTCTTCGGGAGTATGTGGAGAAGAAGCTGAGTCGTCTTGAGCGGTATTTTGAAGCCCCTCCCCAATCAGATGTAACAGTTACCTTGAGTGTTACTAAAGGCCAGCAGGCCATTGAGGTGACGATACCTCTCCCAGGAGCGCTATTGCGTGCAGAGGAGAAAAGAGAGGATATGTACGCATCGATTGACTTTGTAGTGGACAAACTGGAACGCCAGATCCGCAAACACAAAACTAAAATTAATCGCAATTTCCGTGAACCTGGTTCAGCTAGAGCATTGTTTAAGGAAGACGCTGGGAATGGGCAAGGTGTGACCACACTTGCTAGAGATGAAGAGGACGATTTGGAGCTTGTACGTACGAAACGGTTTAACTTAAAGCCTATGGACGTGGAGGAAGCTATTCTTCAAATGAACTTAGTAGGACACAGTTTCTATGTCTTCGCAGACGCGAGTTCAAAGGAAGTAAGTGTCGTCTATCGTCGGAATGATGGGAAATATGGTTTAATTGAATCTGCTGAATAA
- a CDS encoding cold-shock protein, with the protein MQGKVKWFNAEKGYGFIETEQGGDVFVHFSAIQMDGYKALEEGQTVEFDIVQGARGPQASNVTRV; encoded by the coding sequence ATGCAAGGTAAAGTTAAATGGTTCAACGCGGAAAAAGGTTATGGATTCATTGAAACAGAGCAAGGTGGCGACGTGTTCGTTCACTTCTCCGCAATTCAAATGGATGGCTACAAAGCTCTTGAAGAAGGCCAAACTGTTGAGTTTGACATCGTTCAAGGCGCAAGAGGACCTCAAGCATCTAACGTAACTAGAGTGTAA